In the Serinus canaria isolate serCan28SL12 chromosome 22, serCan2020, whole genome shotgun sequence genome, one interval contains:
- the STAMBP gene encoding STAM-binding protein isoform X1 yields MPGGTVGSASLAPEERVRRLVRAGSSVQVSQDVPPRRYFRSGVEMLRMATVYCQEGNLEHAFILYHKYITLFIEKLPQHRDYKTAVIPEKRETVKQLKEVAFPKAEELKEELLKRYAQDYAKYKEQEQQLEEEKTRVALMKQQQAEQEQFQAFEEMIRQQELEKERLRIVQEFGKPEPEAVDGPLIPGVEKPPTDLIPKVPVSPVHPASPAAGTVPSKPPAVDRSLKPSALGSTENSAGVDVLRQVIVPRELCHKFLQLADANTVRGVETCGILCGKLMRNEFTITHVIVPKQLGGPDSCTTESEEELFVIQDQQGLVTLGWIHTHPTQTAFLSSVDLHTHCSYQMMLPESIAIVCSPKYQETGFFRLTEHGLEEISSCRQQGFHPHPKDPPLFTTCSHVSVVERDVVVLDLR; encoded by the exons ATGCCGGGCGGCAcggtgggcagtgccagcctggccccCGAGGAGCGCGTGCGGCGGCTGGTGCGGGCGGGCAGCAGCGTGCAGGTCAGCCAGGACGTGCCCCCGCGCCGCTACTTCCGCTCGGGCGTCGAGATGCTGCGCATGGCCACCGTCTACTGCCAGGAGGGCAACCTGGAGCACGCCTTCATCCTCTACCACAAGTACATCAC GCTCTTCATCGAGAAGCTGCCGCAGCACCGCGATTACAAAACCGCCGTCATCCCCGAGAAGAGGGAGACGGTCAAA CAACTGAAGGAAGTAGCCTTTCCCAAAGCCGAAGAGCTCAAGGAGGAGCTGCTAAAGAGGTACGCCCAGGACTATGCTAAGTACAAGGAGCAGGAG cagcagctggaggaggagaagaccCGGGTGGCCCtgatgaagcagcagcaggcagagcaggagcagttcCAGGCCTTTGAGGAGATGATCcggcagcaggagctggagaaggagcgCCTGAGGATAGTGCAGGAGTTTGGGAAGCCAGAGCCAGAGGCTGTGGATGGACCCCTCATCCCTGGCGTGGAGAAGCCCCCGACAGATTTAATCCCAAAGGTTCCAGTCTCTCCAGTTCACCCAGCAAGTCCAGCAGCGGGGACTGTGCCATCCAAACCTCCTGCTGTGGACAGATCTTTGAAGCCCAGTGCTTTGGGGAGCACAGAGAACA gtGCAGGAGTGGATGTCCTCCGCCAGGTCAttgtccccagggagctgtgccacaagttcctgcagctggctgaTGCCAACACGGTGCGGGGCGTGGAGACCTGTGGGATCCTCTGTGGGAAGCTG ATGAGGAACGAGTTCACCATCACCCACGTGATTGTCCCCAAGCAGCTGGGGGGCCCCGACTCGTGCACCACCGAGAGCGAGGAGGAGCTCTTTGTCATCCAGGACCAGCAGGGCCTCGTCACCCTGGGCTGGATCCAC aCCCACCCCACCCAGACAGCCTTCCTGTCCAGCGTGGACCTGCACACCCACTGCTCCTACCAGATGATGCTGCCGGAGTCCATCGCCATCGTGTGCTCCCCCAAGTACCAGGA GACAGGGTTCTTCAGGCTGACGGAGCATGGCCTGGAGGAGATCTCATCCTGCCGGCAGCAGGGCTTCCACCCACACCCCAAAGACCCCCCTCTGTTCACA ACCTGCAGCCACGTGTCAGTAGTGGAGAGGGACGTGGTGGTGCTGGATCTCCGATGA
- the STAMBP gene encoding STAM-binding protein isoform X2, with product MPGGTVGSASLAPEERVRRLVRAGSSVQVSQDVPPRRYFRSGVEMLRMATVYCQEGNLEHAFILYHKYITLFIEKLPQHRDYKTAVIPEKRETVKQLKEVAFPKAEELKEELLKRYAQDYAKYKEQEQLEEEKTRVALMKQQQAEQEQFQAFEEMIRQQELEKERLRIVQEFGKPEPEAVDGPLIPGVEKPPTDLIPKVPVSPVHPASPAAGTVPSKPPAVDRSLKPSALGSTENSAGVDVLRQVIVPRELCHKFLQLADANTVRGVETCGILCGKLMRNEFTITHVIVPKQLGGPDSCTTESEEELFVIQDQQGLVTLGWIHTHPTQTAFLSSVDLHTHCSYQMMLPESIAIVCSPKYQETGFFRLTEHGLEEISSCRQQGFHPHPKDPPLFTTCSHVSVVERDVVVLDLR from the exons ATGCCGGGCGGCAcggtgggcagtgccagcctggccccCGAGGAGCGCGTGCGGCGGCTGGTGCGGGCGGGCAGCAGCGTGCAGGTCAGCCAGGACGTGCCCCCGCGCCGCTACTTCCGCTCGGGCGTCGAGATGCTGCGCATGGCCACCGTCTACTGCCAGGAGGGCAACCTGGAGCACGCCTTCATCCTCTACCACAAGTACATCAC GCTCTTCATCGAGAAGCTGCCGCAGCACCGCGATTACAAAACCGCCGTCATCCCCGAGAAGAGGGAGACGGTCAAA CAACTGAAGGAAGTAGCCTTTCCCAAAGCCGAAGAGCTCAAGGAGGAGCTGCTAAAGAGGTACGCCCAGGACTATGCTAAGTACAAGGAGCAGGAG cagctggaggaggagaagaccCGGGTGGCCCtgatgaagcagcagcaggcagagcaggagcagttcCAGGCCTTTGAGGAGATGATCcggcagcaggagctggagaaggagcgCCTGAGGATAGTGCAGGAGTTTGGGAAGCCAGAGCCAGAGGCTGTGGATGGACCCCTCATCCCTGGCGTGGAGAAGCCCCCGACAGATTTAATCCCAAAGGTTCCAGTCTCTCCAGTTCACCCAGCAAGTCCAGCAGCGGGGACTGTGCCATCCAAACCTCCTGCTGTGGACAGATCTTTGAAGCCCAGTGCTTTGGGGAGCACAGAGAACA gtGCAGGAGTGGATGTCCTCCGCCAGGTCAttgtccccagggagctgtgccacaagttcctgcagctggctgaTGCCAACACGGTGCGGGGCGTGGAGACCTGTGGGATCCTCTGTGGGAAGCTG ATGAGGAACGAGTTCACCATCACCCACGTGATTGTCCCCAAGCAGCTGGGGGGCCCCGACTCGTGCACCACCGAGAGCGAGGAGGAGCTCTTTGTCATCCAGGACCAGCAGGGCCTCGTCACCCTGGGCTGGATCCAC aCCCACCCCACCCAGACAGCCTTCCTGTCCAGCGTGGACCTGCACACCCACTGCTCCTACCAGATGATGCTGCCGGAGTCCATCGCCATCGTGTGCTCCCCCAAGTACCAGGA GACAGGGTTCTTCAGGCTGACGGAGCATGGCCTGGAGGAGATCTCATCCTGCCGGCAGCAGGGCTTCCACCCACACCCCAAAGACCCCCCTCTGTTCACA ACCTGCAGCCACGTGTCAGTAGTGGAGAGGGACGTGGTGGTGCTGGATCTCCGATGA
- the DGUOK gene encoding deoxyguanosine kinase, mitochondrial has translation MMSPQVSQGSANLLQLMYQEPARWSYTFQTFSCLSRLKAVLEPPEEIGGTPGTSPPVRVFERSLFSDRYVFAKTLLEAGHLQPLEWAIYQDWHELLLRHLAPHAAPHGFLYLRASPQTCLERLRRRARSEEGGIQLGYLQQLHGQHELWLVARATEIHCEAARRAPVLVLDVEQDFEHDVARQGLLMAQVEAFVTSLGAHSVPSHPEPLSSGQGAVSA, from the exons ATGA TGTCCCCGCAGGtgtcccagggcagtgccaacctgctgcagctgatgtACCAGGAGCCAGCCCGCTGGTCCTACACCTTCCAGACCTTCTCGTGCCTCAGCCGCCTCAAGGCCGTGCTGGAGCCCCCCGAGGAGATCGGGGGGACCCCCGGGACCTCCCCCCCTGTGAGGGTCTTTGAGCGCTCACTGTTCAGTGACAG gtaCGTCTTTGCCAAGACCCTGCTGGAGGCCgggcacctgcagcccctggagtgGGCGATCTACCAGGACTGGCACGAGCTCCTGCTGCGGCACCTGGCGCCCCACGCTGCCCCCCACGGCTTCCTGTACCTGCGTGCCAGCCCCCAG ACGTGCCTGGAGCGGCTGCGGCGGCGGGCGAGGAGCGAGGAGGGCGGGATCCAGCTGGGctacctgcagcagctgcacgGCCAGCACGAGCTCTGGCTGGTGGCCAGGGCCACCGA GATCCACTGCGAGGCGGCGCGGCGCGCGCCCGTCCTGGTGCTGGACGTGGAGCAGGACTTTGAGCACGACGTGGCCAGACAGGGCCTGCTCATGGCACAG GTGGAGGCCTTTGTGACATCCCTGGGTGCCCACTCTGTGCCATCCCATCCTGAACCCCTCAGCTCTGGGCAAGGGGCAGTTTCTGCCTGA
- the STAMBP gene encoding STAM-binding protein isoform X3 produces MPGGTVGSASLAPEERVRRLVRAGSSVQVSQDVPPRRYFRSGVEMLRMATVYCQEGNLEHAFILYHKLFIEKLPQHRDYKTAVIPEKRETVKQLKEVAFPKAEELKEELLKRYAQDYAKYKEQEQQLEEEKTRVALMKQQQAEQEQFQAFEEMIRQQELEKERLRIVQEFGKPEPEAVDGPLIPGVEKPPTDLIPKVPVSPVHPASPAAGTVPSKPPAVDRSLKPSALGSTENSAGVDVLRQVIVPRELCHKFLQLADANTVRGVETCGILCGKLMRNEFTITHVIVPKQLGGPDSCTTESEEELFVIQDQQGLVTLGWIHTHPTQTAFLSSVDLHTHCSYQMMLPESIAIVCSPKYQETGFFRLTEHGLEEISSCRQQGFHPHPKDPPLFTTCSHVSVVERDVVVLDLR; encoded by the exons ATGCCGGGCGGCAcggtgggcagtgccagcctggccccCGAGGAGCGCGTGCGGCGGCTGGTGCGGGCGGGCAGCAGCGTGCAGGTCAGCCAGGACGTGCCCCCGCGCCGCTACTTCCGCTCGGGCGTCGAGATGCTGCGCATGGCCACCGTCTACTGCCAGGAGGGCAACCTGGAGCACGCCTTCATCCTCTACCACAA GCTCTTCATCGAGAAGCTGCCGCAGCACCGCGATTACAAAACCGCCGTCATCCCCGAGAAGAGGGAGACGGTCAAA CAACTGAAGGAAGTAGCCTTTCCCAAAGCCGAAGAGCTCAAGGAGGAGCTGCTAAAGAGGTACGCCCAGGACTATGCTAAGTACAAGGAGCAGGAG cagcagctggaggaggagaagaccCGGGTGGCCCtgatgaagcagcagcaggcagagcaggagcagttcCAGGCCTTTGAGGAGATGATCcggcagcaggagctggagaaggagcgCCTGAGGATAGTGCAGGAGTTTGGGAAGCCAGAGCCAGAGGCTGTGGATGGACCCCTCATCCCTGGCGTGGAGAAGCCCCCGACAGATTTAATCCCAAAGGTTCCAGTCTCTCCAGTTCACCCAGCAAGTCCAGCAGCGGGGACTGTGCCATCCAAACCTCCTGCTGTGGACAGATCTTTGAAGCCCAGTGCTTTGGGGAGCACAGAGAACA gtGCAGGAGTGGATGTCCTCCGCCAGGTCAttgtccccagggagctgtgccacaagttcctgcagctggctgaTGCCAACACGGTGCGGGGCGTGGAGACCTGTGGGATCCTCTGTGGGAAGCTG ATGAGGAACGAGTTCACCATCACCCACGTGATTGTCCCCAAGCAGCTGGGGGGCCCCGACTCGTGCACCACCGAGAGCGAGGAGGAGCTCTTTGTCATCCAGGACCAGCAGGGCCTCGTCACCCTGGGCTGGATCCAC aCCCACCCCACCCAGACAGCCTTCCTGTCCAGCGTGGACCTGCACACCCACTGCTCCTACCAGATGATGCTGCCGGAGTCCATCGCCATCGTGTGCTCCCCCAAGTACCAGGA GACAGGGTTCTTCAGGCTGACGGAGCATGGCCTGGAGGAGATCTCATCCTGCCGGCAGCAGGGCTTCCACCCACACCCCAAAGACCCCCCTCTGTTCACA ACCTGCAGCCACGTGTCAGTAGTGGAGAGGGACGTGGTGGTGCTGGATCTCCGATGA